A window of the Corallococcus exiguus genome harbors these coding sequences:
- a CDS encoding VWA domain-containing protein produces MDARIVEFAEVLRQNGVRVSTSEVQDALRATAEVGVQDRSLFRSVLRATLVKRELDVETFRRAFDFYFSGAARTFEAIDKSLAKQLEEEGYLEGDLLKMVIYQMNLLAPEMSPLAQAILAGDRARLAQIFRQASLQLDLGQLESPLQTGFFTRRMLAGAGMERARSDLKSMEDELKARGLHAEGVEIVSRHVAAAMRKIEDAARAEVKRQSEARIRRRTDDVTEKPLHLLTQAEVDQMEAAVRTMAEKLKSRMIRKQRSHRRGSLHAQRTLRRNMPWDGIPMVPVFRTRRPERPELVVLCDVSDSVRNASRMMLLFMHTLQSLFVRVRSFVFVSDVGEVTQFFKDLDVSEAIDAATAGRTVSMSSNSNYGRALADFTRDHLGSITRRTTVMIIGDGRNNYNASNAWALKDLKRKAKRVLWICPEDRGNWGIGDSEMLTYEKHCTQAVVVTSVTDLARIAEQLVPV; encoded by the coding sequence ATGGACGCCCGCATCGTCGAGTTCGCCGAGGTCCTCCGCCAAAACGGCGTGCGCGTCAGCACGTCCGAGGTGCAGGACGCCCTGCGCGCCACGGCGGAAGTGGGCGTCCAGGACCGGAGCCTGTTCCGCTCCGTGCTGCGCGCCACGCTGGTGAAGCGCGAGCTGGACGTGGAGACGTTCCGCCGCGCGTTCGACTTCTACTTCTCCGGCGCGGCCCGCACGTTCGAGGCCATCGACAAGTCGCTGGCGAAGCAGCTGGAGGAAGAGGGCTACCTGGAAGGCGACCTGCTGAAGATGGTCATCTACCAGATGAACCTGCTGGCGCCGGAGATGTCCCCGCTCGCGCAGGCCATCCTCGCGGGTGACCGCGCGCGGCTGGCGCAGATCTTCCGTCAGGCGTCGCTCCAGCTGGACCTGGGGCAACTGGAGAGCCCTCTGCAGACGGGGTTCTTCACGCGGCGGATGCTCGCGGGCGCGGGCATGGAGCGGGCGCGCTCCGACCTCAAGTCGATGGAGGACGAGCTGAAGGCTCGCGGGCTCCATGCCGAGGGCGTGGAGATCGTCTCGCGCCACGTGGCCGCGGCGATGCGCAAGATTGAAGACGCCGCTCGCGCGGAGGTGAAGCGTCAGTCCGAGGCTCGCATCCGCCGCCGCACGGACGACGTCACGGAGAAGCCGCTGCACCTGCTCACGCAGGCGGAGGTGGACCAGATGGAGGCCGCCGTCCGCACGATGGCGGAGAAGCTCAAGAGCCGGATGATCCGCAAGCAGCGCTCGCACCGTCGCGGGTCGCTGCACGCCCAGCGCACGCTGCGCCGGAACATGCCGTGGGATGGCATCCCCATGGTGCCCGTGTTCCGCACCCGCAGGCCCGAGCGCCCGGAGTTGGTGGTGCTCTGCGACGTGTCCGACTCCGTGCGCAATGCGTCCCGCATGATGCTGCTGTTCATGCACACGCTGCAGTCGCTGTTCGTGCGCGTGCGCTCGTTCGTCTTCGTGTCCGACGTGGGCGAAGTCACTCAGTTCTTCAAGGACCTGGACGTGAGCGAGGCCATCGACGCGGCGACCGCAGGGCGCACCGTGTCCATGAGCTCCAACTCCAACTACGGCCGTGCGCTGGCGGACTTCACGCGCGACCACCTGGGCAGCATCACGCGCCGCACCACCGTGATGATCATTGGCGACGGCCGCAACAACTACAACGCGAGCAACGCCTGGGCCCTCAAGGATCTGAAGCGCAAGGCCAAGCGCGTGCTGTGGATCTGCCCCGAGGACCGGGGCAACTGGGGCATCGGCGACAGCGAGATGCTCACCTACGAGAAGCACTGCACCCAGGCCGTGGTCGTCACCTCCGTGACGGACCTGGCCCGCATCGCGGAACAGCTTGTCCCCGTCTGA
- a CDS encoding class I SAM-dependent RNA methyltransferase, protein MTTLPESPIELTIERLGQLGEGVAQWEGRTVFVPGAFPGDTVRVRLESQGKVLRGLLGQVLTDGAERVSSRCVLSDACGGCDWLELSVPAQRSAKQEIVLSTLEHLGRLKRTGFTVRPLMVAPRDWGYRRRAVLHGAGKGALGYFGRRTHERIPVDVCPALTPVLTALPGKLAPLLKPLAKDTEEVLLLAEGDKAAFAVNLSGQVTARHLEAAEAAVRALRLEGAVLVPKEGSARFIGRPVLRSLSPLRPEVPVYLRPDAFAQAHAEANVGLVTAALYELGAQETDSVLELYSGNGNFTFPLAGTAGSVLGVESSPVGVELAQRSAREGGVANVRFIQGDARKVCDGLVAEGRSFDLCLADPPRAGAPGLAKWMRALNVRRVVYVACDPASLARDAAGLVEAGYKPVALQVVDMFPQTHHVEAVMSFERGA, encoded by the coding sequence ATGACGACGCTGCCCGAATCCCCCATTGAACTGACGATTGAACGGCTGGGCCAGCTGGGCGAAGGCGTGGCCCAGTGGGAGGGGCGCACCGTCTTCGTGCCCGGCGCCTTCCCCGGCGACACCGTGCGCGTGCGCCTGGAGTCCCAGGGCAAGGTCCTGCGCGGCCTGTTGGGCCAGGTGCTGACGGACGGTGCGGAGCGCGTGTCGTCGCGCTGCGTCCTGTCCGACGCGTGCGGCGGCTGTGACTGGCTGGAGCTGTCCGTCCCGGCACAGCGGTCCGCGAAGCAGGAGATCGTCCTCTCCACCCTGGAGCACCTGGGCCGCTTGAAGCGCACGGGCTTCACGGTGCGGCCGTTGATGGTGGCGCCTCGGGACTGGGGCTACCGCCGCCGCGCGGTGCTGCACGGGGCGGGGAAGGGGGCGCTCGGCTACTTCGGCCGGCGTACGCACGAGCGCATTCCTGTGGACGTCTGCCCCGCGCTCACGCCCGTGCTCACGGCGCTGCCCGGGAAGCTGGCCCCGCTGCTCAAGCCGCTGGCCAAGGACACCGAGGAGGTTCTGCTGCTCGCCGAGGGCGACAAGGCCGCGTTCGCGGTGAACCTCAGCGGCCAGGTGACGGCGCGGCACCTGGAGGCGGCGGAGGCGGCGGTGCGCGCGCTGCGGCTGGAGGGCGCGGTGCTGGTGCCCAAGGAGGGCTCGGCGCGGTTCATCGGCCGGCCGGTGCTGCGCTCGCTGTCCCCTCTGCGACCCGAGGTGCCGGTGTACCTGCGGCCGGATGCGTTCGCGCAGGCGCACGCGGAGGCCAACGTGGGGCTCGTCACCGCGGCCCTGTACGAACTGGGCGCACAGGAGACGGACTCCGTGCTGGAGCTGTACTCCGGCAACGGCAACTTCACGTTCCCGTTGGCGGGCACGGCCGGGTCGGTGCTGGGCGTGGAGTCGTCGCCGGTGGGCGTGGAGCTGGCGCAGCGGAGTGCTCGCGAGGGTGGGGTGGCCAACGTGCGCTTCATCCAGGGCGACGCGCGCAAGGTGTGCGACGGGCTGGTGGCGGAGGGGCGTTCGTTCGACCTGTGCCTCGCGGATCCTCCGCGCGCCGGGGCTCCGGGCCTGGCGAAGTGGATGCGCGCGCTGAACGTGCGCCGGGTCGTCTACGTGGCGTGCGACCCGGCTTCGCTGGCGCGCGACGCGGCGGGGCTGGTGGAGGCCGGTTACAAGCCGGTGGCGCTCCAGGTGGTGGACATGTTCCCGCAGACGCACCACGTGGAAGCGGTGATGTCCTTCGAACGGGGAGCCTGA
- the miaB gene encoding tRNA (N6-isopentenyl adenosine(37)-C2)-methylthiotransferase MiaB: MKRYFIHTFGCQMNVNDSLRMSEALSKMSYVPTPEPDNADLIILNTCSIREKAEDKMLSALGRYRAVKASRGAILGVGGCVAQQEKDKLLKKVPYLDFVFGPDNIAKLPEVIARVQDARERVVETAFVDSEEYVFPRADAETSRGKVTEFVTVMKGCDNVCSFCIVPHTRGREVSRNFPEVLNEVADLAGVGLREVTLIGQNVNSYLGGISFAQLLLRTAEVPGIERVRFTTSHPHDLSDELIEAFRVQPKIAPHFHLPVQCGSDRILKMMRRDYTVEQYMERLEKLRAARPGIAITTDIIVGFPGETEEEFEMTMQLTERVKYDNQFSFVYSPRPKTGAALREKDWGPIPHEVKVARLERLQKLQRRISGEYTQAQVGLDVEVLVEGRSRYDATKRFGRTPENRTVNFEGDAPAGSIVKVHVERATPNQLGGKQLVVLQAPTVAPPAVELPVPLHVPAEA, translated from the coding sequence ATGAAGCGCTACTTCATCCACACCTTCGGCTGCCAGATGAACGTCAACGACTCGCTCCGCATGAGCGAAGCGTTGTCGAAGATGTCCTACGTCCCCACGCCGGAGCCGGACAACGCGGACCTCATCATCCTCAACACCTGCTCCATCCGGGAGAAGGCCGAGGACAAGATGCTGTCCGCGCTGGGGCGCTACCGCGCCGTGAAGGCCAGCCGGGGCGCCATCCTGGGCGTGGGCGGCTGCGTGGCCCAGCAGGAGAAGGACAAGCTGCTCAAGAAGGTCCCGTACCTGGACTTCGTCTTCGGCCCGGACAACATCGCGAAGCTGCCGGAGGTCATCGCCCGCGTGCAGGACGCCCGCGAGCGCGTGGTGGAGACGGCCTTCGTGGACTCCGAGGAGTACGTCTTCCCGCGCGCCGACGCGGAGACGTCCCGCGGCAAGGTGACCGAGTTCGTCACCGTGATGAAGGGCTGCGACAACGTCTGCTCCTTCTGCATCGTCCCGCACACCCGTGGCCGCGAGGTGAGCCGCAACTTCCCGGAGGTGCTCAACGAGGTGGCGGACCTGGCCGGCGTAGGCCTGCGCGAAGTCACGCTCATTGGCCAGAACGTCAACTCGTACCTGGGCGGCATCAGCTTCGCGCAGCTGCTGCTGCGCACCGCGGAGGTGCCGGGCATCGAGCGCGTGCGCTTCACCACCAGCCACCCGCATGACCTGTCGGACGAGCTGATCGAAGCCTTCCGCGTGCAGCCGAAGATTGCCCCGCACTTCCACCTGCCGGTGCAGTGTGGCAGCGACCGCATCCTGAAGATGATGCGCCGCGACTACACCGTCGAGCAGTACATGGAGCGACTGGAGAAGCTGCGCGCCGCGCGGCCCGGCATCGCCATCACCACGGACATCATCGTGGGCTTCCCCGGTGAGACCGAGGAAGAGTTCGAGATGACGATGCAGCTCACCGAACGGGTGAAGTACGACAACCAGTTCTCCTTCGTGTACAGCCCGCGCCCCAAGACGGGCGCCGCGCTGCGCGAGAAGGACTGGGGTCCCATCCCGCACGAGGTGAAGGTGGCCCGGCTGGAGCGGCTGCAGAAGCTGCAGCGGCGCATCAGCGGCGAGTACACCCAGGCGCAGGTGGGCCTGGACGTGGAGGTGCTGGTGGAAGGGCGCTCGCGCTACGACGCCACCAAGCGCTTCGGCCGCACGCCGGAGAACCGCACGGTGAACTTCGAGGGTGATGCTCCCGCGGGCTCCATCGTGAAGGTGCACGTGGAGCGCGCCACGCCCAACCAGCTCGGGGGCAAGCAGTTGGTGGTGCTCCAGGCCCCCACCGTGGCGCCGCCCGCCGTGGAGCTGCCCGTGCCGCTGCATGTCCCGGCGGAGGCCTGA